Proteins encoded within one genomic window of Leptolyngbya sp. FACHB-261:
- a CDS encoding helix-turn-helix transcriptional regulator — translation MRLLFHPAREDISLAAVLYALSDPCRIKIVRALATGGEEQPCGSFGIPIAKSTLSHHFKVLREAGILHTRTEGREHLNSLRRQDLDARFPGLLDAVMQASEPL, via the coding sequence ATGAGGCTCCTTTTTCATCCTGCCAGGGAGGATATCTCTCTGGCTGCTGTGCTCTACGCCCTAAGCGACCCTTGCCGAATCAAGATTGTCAGAGCTTTGGCAACTGGTGGTGAGGAGCAGCCCTGTGGCTCTTTTGGCATTCCGATTGCCAAGTCCACTCTGTCCCATCACTTCAAAGTGCTGCGCGAGGCGGGTATTCTGCATACCCGCACCGAAGGACGAGAGCATCTCAACTCATTGCGCCGTCAAGATCTCGATGCGCGCTTTCCAGGTTTATTGGATGCAGTGATGCAAGCCTCTGAGCCGTTATGA
- a CDS encoding bifunctional transcriptional activator/DNA repair enzyme AdaA → MRSELSPSRTEMEQAFYHKDASYDGVFFVAVRTTGIFCRPSCPSRPKLENVEFFSTLREAIFASYRPCKRCHPMEVYGALPDWVVSLTQQVEAAPNAKITAAELRAIGISPERARRWFREHYGMTFAEWCRGRRLADAFTRIREGTPLADVVFANGYESHSGFREAFGKTFGVSPGQSQTSDYIAAQILETPLGALLVGAVSEGVCLIEYTDRRMLEHNYATIRKRFGHPVLPVTNEQIEHLRDELTRYFAGTLTKFTVPLVPQGTAFQERVWSELQRIPYGQTIAYDQLARRIEQPTAVRAVARANGMNRINILIPCHRVIGKDGQLTGYGGGLWRKRLLLELERTGKLPGIEAV, encoded by the coding sequence ATGAGATCAGAACTCTCACCCTCCCGCACCGAAATGGAGCAGGCGTTCTATCACAAAGACGCCAGTTATGATGGTGTGTTTTTCGTGGCTGTGCGGACTACCGGCATTTTCTGTCGTCCTTCTTGTCCCTCCCGCCCCAAGCTCGAAAATGTTGAATTCTTTTCGACCCTTCGCGAAGCCATCTTTGCCAGCTATCGCCCGTGCAAACGGTGTCATCCAATGGAGGTCTATGGGGCGTTGCCGGATTGGGTAGTGTCGTTAACCCAGCAGGTAGAAGCCGCTCCCAATGCCAAAATTACAGCGGCAGAGTTACGAGCAATAGGGATTAGCCCTGAACGTGCCCGACGCTGGTTTCGAGAGCACTATGGCATGACTTTTGCCGAGTGGTGCCGTGGTCGGCGATTAGCAGATGCCTTTACCCGAATCCGCGAGGGCACACCGCTTGCTGATGTAGTTTTTGCCAATGGTTATGAATCCCATAGTGGCTTCAGGGAAGCCTTTGGCAAGACATTTGGTGTCTCTCCAGGTCAAAGTCAAACCAGTGACTACATCGCTGCACAAATTTTAGAAACGCCTCTCGGCGCTTTATTGGTTGGTGCTGTTAGCGAAGGCGTTTGTTTAATTGAATATACAGATCGGCGCATGTTGGAACATAATTACGCCACTATTCGCAAGCGTTTTGGTCATCCAGTGCTGCCTGTTACTAACGAGCAGATTGAACATTTGCGCGATGAATTAACTCGCTATTTTGCAGGCACACTTACTAAATTTACGGTGCCTCTGGTTCCGCAAGGAACTGCTTTTCAAGAACGAGTTTGGTCGGAGCTACAACGCATTCCCTATGGCCAAACCATCGCCTATGATCAGCTAGCGCGTCGAATTGAGCAACCAACGGCGGTTCGAGCGGTAGCCAGGGCTAATGGTATGAATCGAATCAATATTCTGATTCCATGTCACCGGGTGATCGGCAAGGATGGGCAGCTGACAGGTTATGGCGGTGGTCTTTGGCGCAAGCGATTGCTGTTGGAACTAGAGCGCACTGGAAAATTGCCAGGAATCGAGGCAGTTTAA
- a CDS encoding AraC family transcriptional regulator has product MSAAASEREQVKFWRTPDLGNLELMRATYITHSFPRHSHDSFGIGIIEQGALRFNCEDKAHIIPAGNLILINPGQVHHGHAATASGWTYRIIYPEATLLQQALSELNERRCELPYFPNADIHDHNLAQLLLRLHQTLETPTTLLERESRLVLTLTQLIARHAGERPTWQIGREQQAVRWVRQYLEAHYAENVSLQQLAQLTQLKPLRLLRVFRQEVGLPPHAYLTQVRVLRAKALLALNWPIAQVALATGFTDQSHLNRHFKRLVGTTPRQYWLGCKNVQDS; this is encoded by the coding sequence ATGAGTGCTGCCGCCTCTGAACGGGAGCAAGTCAAATTCTGGCGCACCCCAGACCTCGGCAATCTGGAACTGATGCGTGCGACTTACATTACGCACTCGTTTCCCCGACACTCCCACGACAGTTTCGGCATTGGCATCATCGAGCAGGGGGCGCTGCGATTTAACTGTGAGGACAAGGCTCACATCATTCCGGCGGGTAATCTGATTCTGATTAATCCGGGACAGGTTCATCACGGCCACGCCGCAACAGCGTCAGGTTGGACGTACCGGATTATCTATCCAGAGGCAACTTTATTGCAGCAGGCTCTGTCTGAACTCAATGAGCGACGCTGCGAGCTGCCTTATTTTCCCAACGCGGATATCCACGACCACAACTTGGCGCAACTGCTATTGAGACTGCACCAGACTCTAGAGACTCCGACGACCCTATTGGAACGTGAGTCTCGTCTGGTGTTGACCCTGACGCAATTAATCGCTCGGCATGCGGGCGAGCGCCCGACTTGGCAGATTGGACGCGAGCAACAGGCAGTGCGTTGGGTGCGGCAGTATTTGGAGGCTCACTATGCGGAGAACGTTTCACTGCAACAGCTAGCCCAGCTCACCCAGCTCAAACCCCTGCGCCTACTCCGGGTCTTTCGCCAAGAGGTTGGCCTACCGCCCCACGCCTATCTCACCCAGGTAAGGGTCTTGAGAGCCAAGGCACTGTTGGCTCTAAATTGGCCGATTGCCCAAGTTGCTCTGGCAACTGGTTTCACTGATCAAAGCCATTTGAATCGGCACTTTAAGCGCTTAGTTGGCACAACACCCCGGCAATATTGGTTGGGCTGCAAAAACGTACAAGACAGCTAA
- a CDS encoding AzlD domain-containing protein: MNEVYVIGGMALVTFAIRYTMFALSGRLQFSEPFIKALRYVPPAVLTAIVVPAVVIPTGSDLQLSYTNARLIAALIACAVSWFSQNLLLTIVVGMMAFLGWQWLLLTGLV; the protein is encoded by the coding sequence ATGAACGAAGTTTATGTGATTGGCGGCATGGCTTTGGTGACTTTTGCCATTCGCTACACCATGTTTGCCCTCAGTGGTCGTCTCCAATTCTCTGAGCCTTTTATCAAAGCCCTGCGCTATGTACCACCGGCCGTTCTTACTGCCATTGTTGTGCCTGCCGTGGTGATACCGACCGGTTCAGACCTGCAATTAAGCTACACCAATGCTCGTTTAATCGCTGCTTTAATCGCCTGTGCCGTTAGTTGGTTCAGCCAGAACTTATTGCTGACGATTGTAGTGGGAATGATGGCTTTTTTAGGCTGGCAATGGCTTTTGCTCACTGGGCTGGTTTGA
- a CDS encoding Uma2 family endonuclease — protein sequence MNALLLNIPPDLKLTDEQFYHLCLANRDLRLERTAQGELIIMPPTGGESGLRNADLNFQLSLWNRQTQLGFVFDSSTAFKLPNGADRSPDAAWIQREQWEALAPAQWAKFPPLCPDFVVELCSPTDVLRNLRSKMEEYIANGTRLGWLIDLQNQQVEIYRPRQDVEILQAPKTLSGEDVLPEFVLDLNQILA from the coding sequence ATGAACGCCCTATTGCTGAATATCCCGCCCGACCTCAAGCTGACGGATGAGCAGTTCTATCACTTGTGCTTGGCCAATCGAGACTTGCGGCTGGAGCGGACTGCTCAGGGGGAGTTGATTATTATGCCGCCAACAGGGGGTGAATCTGGGCTACGCAATGCCGATCTAAACTTTCAACTCTCGCTATGGAACCGCCAGACTCAGCTCGGTTTTGTATTTGATTCCTCAACCGCCTTCAAGCTACCCAATGGTGCTGACCGTTCTCCTGATGCTGCCTGGATTCAACGAGAGCAATGGGAAGCCTTGGCACCTGCGCAATGGGCAAAATTTCCGCCTCTCTGCCCTGACTTCGTTGTGGAACTCTGCTCTCCTACAGACGTTCTCAGAAACTTGCGCTCCAAGATGGAAGAATATATTGCCAATGGCACTCGGCTTGGTTGGCTGATCGATCTTCAAAATCAACAAGTTGAAATCTATCGTCCTAGGCAAGATGTAGAAATCTTGCAAGCTCCTAAGACGTTATCTGGCGAAGATGTACTGCCCGAATTTGTGCTGGATCTCAATCAAATTCTGGCTTAG
- a CDS encoding AzlC family ABC transporter permease, which translates to MMHPPSKPSPRSEFLAGCQATFPLIVGAIPFGLIFGALAASSGLSWLGTVAMSAIVFAGASQFIALGLLATGTHWLIIVLTTFVVNLRHLLYSVALVPHVKSLPSRWKLPLGFWLTDETFAVVINRYNQPDDSPYKHWYHLGSALFMYSNWQLCTWLGLTVGRMLPDATTWGLDFAMSVTFIGMVIPYLINRPMLATSLVAGGVALATYSLPNKLGLILASLAGIGAGIGAERWSEAEPKRT; encoded by the coding sequence ATGATGCATCCGCCTTCTAAACCTTCACCCCGTTCAGAGTTTTTGGCAGGCTGTCAAGCGACGTTTCCTCTCATTGTCGGGGCCATTCCCTTTGGCCTGATCTTTGGCGCGTTGGCGGCTAGCAGTGGCTTGTCCTGGCTCGGTACAGTGGCAATGTCTGCCATTGTTTTTGCGGGAGCATCTCAGTTTATCGCTCTGGGTTTGCTGGCTACTGGAACCCACTGGTTAATCATCGTACTGACCACATTTGTGGTGAATTTACGGCATTTACTCTACTCTGTAGCCCTGGTTCCCCACGTTAAATCGTTGCCGTCACGCTGGAAGTTACCGCTGGGTTTCTGGCTCACTGATGAGACTTTTGCTGTGGTTATCAACCGCTACAACCAGCCAGACGATTCACCTTACAAGCATTGGTATCATCTGGGTTCAGCTTTATTTATGTATTCAAACTGGCAACTTTGCACCTGGCTAGGCTTAACGGTAGGTCGAATGCTGCCCGATGCCACTACTTGGGGCTTAGATTTTGCCATGTCAGTAACCTTTATTGGCATGGTCATTCCTTATCTCATAAATAGACCAATGCTTGCTACAAGCCTGGTCGCAGGTGGGGTTGCCTTAGCAACTTATTCACTGCCCAACAAACTGGGATTAATTTTGGCTTCTCTAGCTGGAATTGGGGCTGGGATTGGGGCTGAGCGATGGAGTGAAGCTGAGCCTAAGCGAACTTGA
- a CDS encoding cytochrome P450: MTVQIKPRLKPADAMPGDYGLPFLGQTLSLFRDEELYYWQHFERYGPVFKTRVLGLNLAFLIGPDANRLVLMEQADHVSSNLGWGFLEPMFGRSLLLQDGEDHRASRRLMYPAFHGRAIASYFDTVQSLVQGFLQGWGARGTIPLTADFRKLTLIVASRLFLGSQTEVEVEQTSRWFTELMLGRLALLRLELPFTLHRRSQRAKRQLQAFLRQTIAQRQASGHLEVPRDVLGLLLAAVDEEGNRLSEAEILDQALLLLFAGHETTATLLSWTLFELGAHPEWRERLRAEQNRVVGNGPLELSHLKQLTELTNVLKEAERLYPPVYGIPRGVIKDIEYGGYLIPAGWYVDISPMLTHRLPELYADPDRFDPDRFAPPREEDKKHPGALVGFGSGPHGCLGFEFAQMEMKIVLSTLLRHYDWTVTPEYNTLRPVRQPSKIQTQLLAQVQPLNV, translated from the coding sequence ATGACTGTTCAAATCAAGCCACGGCTGAAACCAGCAGACGCCATGCCCGGCGATTATGGTCTACCTTTTCTGGGCCAAACCCTGTCGCTATTTCGGGACGAAGAACTTTACTACTGGCAACATTTCGAGCGCTACGGTCCCGTTTTCAAAACCCGCGTTCTGGGCCTGAACCTGGCTTTTCTGATTGGCCCTGATGCTAACCGTCTAGTGCTAATGGAGCAGGCTGACCATGTTTCATCAAATCTGGGCTGGGGCTTTTTGGAGCCTATGTTTGGTCGGAGCTTGCTCTTGCAGGATGGGGAAGACCATCGCGCTAGCCGACGGCTGATGTACCCTGCCTTTCATGGTCGAGCAATTGCTAGTTATTTCGACACCGTTCAGAGCCTTGTACAGGGCTTTCTCCAGGGTTGGGGGGCTCGGGGCACAATACCTCTGACTGCCGATTTCCGCAAACTGACGCTGATCGTTGCCAGCCGCCTATTTTTGGGTAGCCAAACAGAAGTTGAGGTTGAGCAAACCAGTCGATGGTTTACGGAATTGATGCTCGGGCGGTTGGCTCTGCTGCGTCTGGAGCTGCCCTTCACCCTCCACCGTCGCTCTCAGCGAGCTAAACGCCAACTCCAAGCTTTCCTGCGCCAAACCATTGCCCAGCGCCAAGCTTCTGGCCACTTAGAAGTGCCACGCGATGTCCTGGGGCTATTGCTGGCGGCAGTTGATGAGGAGGGCAATCGACTGAGTGAAGCGGAGATATTGGACCAGGCTTTGCTCTTGCTCTTCGCAGGGCACGAAACCACAGCCACCTTACTGAGCTGGACCTTGTTTGAACTGGGGGCTCATCCGGAGTGGCGCGAACGGCTACGGGCTGAGCAGAATCGGGTTGTCGGTAATGGTCCCTTAGAGCTGTCTCACCTTAAGCAACTCACCGAGCTGACTAACGTGCTCAAAGAAGCTGAGCGGCTCTACCCGCCGGTCTATGGCATTCCGCGCGGTGTGATCAAAGACATTGAGTATGGGGGCTACCTGATTCCGGCTGGTTGGTATGTTGATATCTCCCCGATGCTCACCCATCGTCTGCCAGAGCTCTATGCTGACCCAGATCGCTTTGATCCAGACCGTTTTGCACCGCCTCGGGAAGAAGACAAAAAGCACCCCGGTGCCTTGGTCGGCTTTGGCAGTGGCCCCCACGGTTGTCTGGGTTTTGAGTTTGCTCAAATGGAAATGAAAATTGTCCTCTCAACGCTGTTACGGCATTACGACTGGACAGTCACGCCTGAGTACAACACGCTGAGACCAGTACGCCAGCCCTCCAAAATTCAGACCCAACTCTTGGCTCAGGTGCAGCCCTTGAATGTCTAA
- a CDS encoding DMT family transporter, translating into MKPIDLARLFLLAALWGGSYLFIRVAAPVLGIFLTMSLRVLLAASALSLYGAFIQQLPNFRKRWRAYLLLGLLNNVIPFILIAVAVVNLNASIAATLNATTPLFTAIVAALWIKEPLNWQKVVGLLLGISGVAILVGWSPLLLSPSVILGGIFALVAAFSYGIAAVYARRTFLNNKPTDTATGQLIGSSVLLLPALLISAPSTIPSAAIILAVVALALACTSLAYLLYFQLISSAGATRAATVTFLIPAFSILFGKVFLAEPINSGLIIGLIMILLSVWLVTASKS; encoded by the coding sequence ATGAAACCAATTGACTTAGCGCGGCTGTTTCTACTCGCTGCGCTGTGGGGTGGCTCGTATTTGTTCATCAGGGTTGCAGCGCCTGTGTTAGGGATCTTTCTCACCATGAGCCTGCGGGTTCTCTTAGCGGCATCCGCCTTGAGCCTATATGGAGCGTTTATTCAACAGCTTCCCAATTTCAGAAAACGCTGGCGAGCTTATCTTTTGTTGGGTTTGCTGAACAATGTCATCCCATTTATCTTGATTGCAGTTGCTGTCGTTAACTTAAATGCATCTATTGCCGCAACCCTCAATGCAACGACGCCTTTGTTCACAGCCATAGTCGCAGCCCTCTGGATTAAAGAGCCATTGAACTGGCAAAAAGTTGTAGGGCTCCTACTCGGAATCTCAGGCGTTGCCATCCTAGTTGGTTGGAGCCCATTACTGCTCTCGCCATCAGTGATCTTAGGTGGGATTTTTGCGCTCGTGGCAGCGTTTTCCTACGGCATCGCAGCAGTATATGCTCGTCGCACTTTCTTAAATAACAAACCAACTGATACCGCAACAGGTCAACTGATCGGCTCTAGCGTTCTACTGCTCCCTGCCCTATTGATTTCTGCGCCCAGCACTATCCCATCGGCTGCGATTATTCTTGCTGTTGTGGCACTAGCGCTGGCCTGTACTTCTCTAGCCTATCTACTCTATTTCCAACTGATCTCCAGCGCAGGCGCGACCCGTGCTGCAACGGTCACGTTTCTCATTCCTGCGTTCAGTATTCTATTCGGCAAAGTGTTTCTAGCTGAGCCTATTAACTCAGGTTTAATCATCGGATTAATCATGATTTTGCTCAGCGTTTGGCTAGTCACTGCTAGCAAGAGCTAG
- a CDS encoding nucleotide disphospho-sugar-binding domain-containing protein: MGRRIVLATVGSFGDLHPYLAIALELKARGHQPIIVTTEFYRTKIEAEGLEFHPMRPNISPEGEQSREWFKRSMDAQRGTEYVVRELFLPHLRDSYEDMKSALQNGADLVVTHPLTWGARLLAEKRGLPWVSSVLAPISFTSAYDPSILPTSQGNLSLRGLPPWFNRPLLKLGKLRFHTWTDPIRQLRAELGLPPLKTDPLFEGQHSPDLVLALFSELLGAPQPDWPPHTCVTGFAFYDRHGAGGLAPDLAEFLAAGPAPIVFTLGSSAVLDPGKFYIESATAAEQLGRRAVLLVGNNGPDVLPSVQSKNIAVFDYAPYSELFPQAAAIVHQGGVGTTAQAMRSGRPMLVVPYSHDQPDNAARVSRLGIARSLARQAYTASRVAVELNQLLNEPRYSQRAAEIGCQIQAENGAHKACDALEAYLAGRATSNQPSEQKPLPA, translated from the coding sequence GTGGGTCGGCGCATCGTTCTGGCTACAGTTGGCTCATTCGGGGATCTGCATCCTTACCTTGCGATTGCTCTGGAATTAAAGGCGCGTGGGCATCAACCTATAATCGTCACTACCGAGTTTTACCGCACCAAAATTGAGGCCGAGGGCCTTGAATTTCACCCGATGCGGCCCAATATCTCGCCAGAGGGTGAGCAAAGCCGAGAGTGGTTCAAGCGCAGCATGGATGCTCAGCGAGGCACTGAGTATGTCGTGCGCGAACTGTTTTTGCCCCACCTCAGAGACAGCTATGAAGATATGAAGTCGGCCCTGCAAAATGGTGCCGATTTAGTAGTAACCCACCCGCTAACTTGGGGTGCGCGCTTGCTCGCGGAGAAACGGGGTTTGCCCTGGGTGTCGAGTGTTTTGGCCCCAATTTCATTCACCTCAGCCTACGACCCGTCAATTCTGCCTACTTCACAAGGCAATCTTTCGCTGCGGGGGTTACCGCCCTGGTTCAACCGACCCCTGCTCAAACTAGGAAAGCTAAGGTTTCACACTTGGACAGATCCAATTCGCCAGCTACGAGCTGAATTGGGTCTGCCGCCCCTCAAAACTGACCCTTTGTTTGAGGGGCAACACTCACCTGATTTGGTGCTGGCTTTATTCTCAGAACTGCTCGGGGCTCCCCAACCTGACTGGCCACCCCATACTTGTGTGACTGGCTTTGCGTTTTACGACCGTCACGGTGCTGGTGGCCTTGCTCCAGATCTGGCTGAATTCTTAGCTGCTGGCCCTGCACCGATTGTGTTTACTCTGGGTTCATCTGCGGTGCTGGATCCCGGCAAATTTTACATTGAGAGCGCAACAGCAGCCGAGCAATTGGGCCGTCGAGCCGTTTTGCTGGTCGGCAACAATGGACCCGATGTGTTGCCATCAGTGCAGTCGAAAAATATTGCCGTGTTTGACTACGCGCCCTACTCTGAGCTATTTCCGCAAGCTGCTGCCATTGTGCATCAGGGTGGCGTTGGCACCACTGCCCAAGCCATGCGCTCAGGCCGACCTATGCTCGTGGTGCCCTACAGCCATGATCAGCCAGACAATGCAGCTCGGGTCAGCCGCTTGGGGATAGCTCGCAGCCTAGCCCGCCAAGCTTACACAGCCTCGCGAGTTGCAGTCGAACTCAATCAACTCTTGAATGAGCCGCGATACAGCCAACGGGCAGCCGAAATTGGGTGCCAGATCCAGGCTGAGAACGGAGCACACAAAGCCTGTGACGCGCTCGAAGCTTATCTAGCCGGTCGAGCAACCTCAAACCAGCCCAGTGAGCAAAAGCCATTGCCAGCCTAA
- a CDS encoding alkene reductase has translation MSEATQASVSLFSPIQLGAYTLPNRIVMAPLTRNRAGAGNVPGPMNVTYYTQRASAGLIITEASQVTPEGQGYPYTPGIHSAEQVAGWRTITDAVHAQGGRIFLQLWHVGRISHPSFQPDGALPVAPSAIAPEGTVYTFTGPQPYVTPRALETAEIPGIVGQFRQGAANALAAGFDGVEIHGANGYLIDQFLRDRTNHRTDEYGGSVENRARLLLEVTEAVVGVWGGNRVGVRLSPTSTFNDMSDSNPQATFSYAAEALNRFGLAYLHLLETSEQDIKHGGTSLPTSYFRPIFKGLLMVNWAYTKELAEAALSRGDADLVSFGKLFIANPDLPERFRLDAPLNEPDPSSFYGGDEKGYIDYPFLKDLAVV, from the coding sequence ATGAGCGAAGCCACCCAAGCCAGTGTCAGTCTATTCTCGCCCATCCAGCTTGGTGCCTACACGCTGCCTAACCGGATCGTCATGGCTCCCTTAACCCGCAACCGGGCTGGAGCTGGTAATGTGCCGGGGCCGATGAATGTGACCTACTACACTCAACGGGCTTCGGCTGGATTGATTATTACTGAAGCGTCTCAGGTCACTCCTGAGGGCCAAGGCTATCCCTATACTCCTGGCATTCACTCAGCAGAACAGGTCGCCGGTTGGCGAACGATTACTGATGCTGTGCATGCGCAGGGCGGTCGCATTTTTCTGCAACTGTGGCATGTAGGGCGCATTTCTCACCCTTCGTTCCAGCCGGATGGAGCCTTGCCGGTTGCGCCTAGCGCCATCGCACCTGAAGGCACGGTTTACACTTTCACCGGTCCTCAGCCCTATGTGACTCCTCGGGCTTTAGAGACCGCTGAAATTCCCGGTATTGTCGGACAGTTTCGTCAAGGTGCTGCTAACGCTCTGGCAGCTGGATTCGATGGCGTTGAAATTCATGGCGCCAACGGCTACCTGATCGATCAATTCTTGCGGGATAGAACCAACCACCGCACCGATGAATATGGTGGTTCCGTGGAAAATCGAGCGCGTTTGTTACTGGAAGTGACTGAAGCGGTGGTCGGCGTTTGGGGTGGCAATCGCGTTGGCGTGCGCCTCTCACCGACCAGCACGTTTAACGATATGTCCGATTCCAATCCGCAAGCCACATTTAGTTATGCTGCAGAAGCCCTTAACCGGTTTGGTTTAGCCTACCTGCACCTGCTTGAAACCAGCGAGCAAGATATTAAGCACGGCGGCACATCTTTGCCCACATCCTACTTCCGCCCGATCTTCAAAGGCCTCTTGATGGTGAATTGGGCCTACACTAAGGAACTGGCCGAGGCAGCTTTATCCCGAGGCGATGCTGATCTGGTGTCCTTCGGAAAACTGTTTATCGCTAATCCCGATCTCCCAGAGCGCTTCCGTCTCGATGCGCCCTTAAATGAGCCGGATCCCTCAAGCTTCTATGGTGGTGATGAAAAGGGCTACATCGACTACCCCTTCCTCAAAGATCTCGCAGTGGTTTAG